The following are from one region of the bacterium genome:
- a CDS encoding aminotransferase class I/II-fold pyridoxal phosphate-dependent enzyme produces the protein MKPPVAQLTESFTESVIREMTRLTLLHGGVNLSQGFPDFPAPTAVKEAAVAAIRADINQYAITWGAAKLREAIAEKAARYNRLQVDPVKNVTVTCGSTEAMIATLLALINPGDEVIIFEPFYENYGPDALLAAAQPRFVKLHPPDWHFDEGELRRAFNRHTRAIIINTPNNPTGKIFSRHELEFIAGLCQTWDAFALTDEIYEHILYEGAAHLSLASLPGMAERTITINAISKTYSLTGWRVGWAIAPEKQTSAIRKVHDFLTVGAPAPLQEAAAVALRFEEDYYRNLAALYQQKRDRLLGILQATGFECWIPQGAYYIMADAGRLMQKTGHRNDNDFARWMIREIGVAAVPGSSFYQRPEEGRTRVRFCFCKKEETLAAAEARLRRLCD, from the coding sequence ATGAAACCACCGGTCGCACAACTCACAGAATCGTTCACCGAGTCAGTCATTCGCGAAATGACGCGCTTGACGCTGCTGCACGGCGGGGTCAATCTCTCGCAGGGCTTTCCGGATTTTCCCGCGCCCACCGCGGTGAAGGAGGCCGCGGTCGCGGCGATTCGCGCGGATATCAATCAATACGCCATCACTTGGGGCGCGGCGAAATTGCGCGAGGCCATCGCGGAGAAAGCGGCGCGCTACAACCGCCTGCAGGTCGATCCGGTGAAAAACGTGACGGTGACCTGCGGCTCCACCGAGGCCATGATTGCCACGTTGCTGGCGCTGATCAATCCCGGCGATGAAGTGATCATCTTCGAGCCGTTCTATGAGAATTACGGCCCCGATGCCCTGCTCGCGGCCGCGCAGCCGCGTTTCGTCAAATTGCATCCACCGGATTGGCACTTTGACGAGGGCGAGTTGCGCCGCGCTTTCAACCGGCATACCCGCGCCATTATCATCAACACGCCCAACAACCCCACCGGCAAGATTTTCTCCCGCCACGAGTTGGAATTCATTGCCGGCCTCTGCCAAACGTGGGACGCGTTTGCCCTCACCGATGAAATCTACGAACACATTCTGTATGAGGGCGCCGCGCATCTCAGCCTCGCCAGCCTGCCAGGCATGGCGGAGCGCACGATCACGATCAACGCCATTTCGAAAACCTACAGTCTGACCGGCTGGCGGGTGGGCTGGGCGATCGCGCCGGAGAAGCAGACCAGCGCAATTCGCAAAGTGCATGATTTCCTCACCGTCGGCGCGCCGGCGCCGTTGCAGGAGGCGGCCGCGGTCGCGCTGCGGTTCGAGGAAGACTACTACCGGAACCTGGCGGCGCTTTATCAGCAGAAACGCGACCGGCTGCTGGGCATTTTGCAGGCCACCGGCTTTGAGTGCTGGATTCCGCAAGGCGCATACTACATCATGGCAGACGCCGGCAGGCTCATGCAGAAGACCGGCCACCGCAATGACAATGATTTCGCGCGCTGGATGATTCGTGAAATCGGCGTGGCCGCGGTGCCGGGCTCCAGTTTCTATCAGCGCCCGGAAGAGGGCCGCACGCGGGTGCGGTTTTGTTTCTGCAAGAAAGAAGAAACACTCGCTGCGGCTGAGGCCCGGCTGCGCCGCCTCTGCGATTGA
- a CDS encoding DUF1343 domain-containing protein produces MHLHPSFAQTRTKLLSFLLLLPLVLHAQVKPGVEVLLTEQLDLIKGKRVGLITNPTGVTSQLVSTIDALSAQPGVTLAALFGPEHGVRGDIFAGEYVVDTIDTRTGVPVYSLYGKNRAPTPEMLKDIEVLIYDIQDIGSRAYTYIYTMALSMQAAARQGIPFIVLDRPNPLGGDLIEGPVLEENFKSFIGLYPIPYIYGLTVGELAQYFNQEYQFGTQLTVVPMRGWRRYMMFAETGLPWVPTSPHVPHAQTVYHIAATGCMGELSAVNEGVGYTLPFELIGHTWIDGAKLAAALNAEKLPGVLFRPLHYRPYYFGHKDMPLSGVQMHIVAPQIFRPMLTQLYILATLYKLYPEQNIFNPARVKSFDQAMGTDSVRLRLLRGDSPATIYLSWEPALKEYRAKRERYLLYDSIPADNGGKTVPPNRSRNQKQKR; encoded by the coding sequence ATGCACCTCCATCCGAGCTTTGCCCAGACTCGTACGAAGCTGCTCTCGTTTCTCCTTCTCCTGCCGCTTGTTCTGCACGCCCAGGTCAAACCCGGAGTCGAAGTTTTGCTGACGGAACAACTCGATTTGATCAAAGGCAAGCGGGTCGGCTTGATCACCAATCCCACGGGCGTGACCTCACAACTCGTGTCGACCATCGATGCCTTGAGCGCACAACCCGGCGTGACGCTCGCTGCCCTGTTCGGGCCGGAACATGGCGTGCGCGGCGACATTTTCGCGGGCGAATATGTGGTCGATACGATCGATACGCGCACCGGTGTGCCGGTCTATTCGCTCTATGGCAAGAATCGCGCGCCAACGCCGGAAATGCTCAAGGATATCGAAGTTCTCATCTATGATATTCAGGACATCGGCTCGCGCGCCTACACCTACATCTACACCATGGCGTTGTCGATGCAGGCGGCGGCCCGGCAAGGTATTCCCTTCATCGTGCTCGATCGCCCCAACCCGCTCGGCGGCGATCTCATCGAAGGTCCGGTATTGGAGGAAAATTTCAAATCCTTCATCGGACTCTATCCGATTCCCTACATTTACGGTTTGACCGTCGGCGAGCTGGCGCAGTATTTCAATCAAGAATATCAATTCGGTACGCAGCTCACCGTCGTGCCGATGCGGGGTTGGCGGCGTTACATGATGTTCGCGGAGACCGGCTTGCCGTGGGTGCCGACTTCGCCGCACGTGCCGCATGCGCAAACGGTTTATCACATCGCCGCCACCGGCTGCATGGGTGAATTGTCCGCGGTGAATGAAGGCGTCGGCTACACCCTGCCGTTCGAGCTGATCGGCCACACCTGGATCGACGGCGCGAAGCTGGCGGCCGCGTTGAACGCCGAGAAATTGCCGGGTGTGCTCTTCCGGCCGTTGCATTACCGGCCCTATTACTTCGGCCACAAAGACATGCCGCTCTCCGGCGTGCAGATGCACATCGTTGCGCCGCAGATCTTCCGGCCGATGTTGACTCAGCTTTACATTCTGGCCACGCTTTACAAATTGTATCCCGAACAGAACATCTTCAATCCCGCGCGCGTGAAGAGCTTTGATCAGGCCATGGGAACCGATTCGGTGCGGTTGCGCCTGCTGCGCGGCGACTCACCCGCCACGATTTATCTCTCCTGGGAACCTGCGCTCAAGGAGTATCGTGCCAAACGCGAGCGCTATTTGTTGTATGATTCGATTCCCGCGGATAACGGCGGCAAGACCGTGCCGCCCAACCGAAGCAGGAACCAGAAGCAGAAGCGCTGA
- a CDS encoding GNAT family N-acetyltransferase — MSMNLRPLQESDLEAALAIWNRSAHFDQMTPELLDEKISEDPDYDPELVLLAEQERRPVGLIMGVQRHLVREGLGFIKLLAVDPSVRRRGVGKALLHAIEQTLRAAGVQTIRVFDSNPNYLVPGIDPRYTETLAFFERQGYERFGDTANMEVDLSARSFETKNEEERLRAAGFEIRRALMADWDDVMALLARHWPAWIPEVERALSNYPISLHLALHQKKVAAFSAHDGNNQNTGWFGPMGTDPDYRGKNLGGVLLLRCLADIKAQGHRRAIIPWVGPYAFYLHYADAHITRVFWRYRKKL, encoded by the coding sequence ATGTCCATGAACCTCCGGCCGTTGCAAGAGTCCGATCTGGAAGCGGCGCTCGCCATCTGGAATCGCAGCGCCCACTTCGACCAGATGACACCCGAGCTGCTCGATGAAAAAATTTCCGAAGACCCTGACTATGACCCGGAGCTGGTTTTGCTGGCCGAGCAGGAGAGGCGGCCGGTGGGCCTGATCATGGGCGTGCAGCGCCACCTGGTGAGGGAAGGCCTGGGCTTCATCAAGCTGCTGGCGGTCGATCCCAGCGTGCGCCGCCGCGGCGTGGGCAAAGCGCTGCTGCACGCCATTGAACAGACTCTGCGCGCCGCCGGCGTGCAGACCATTCGCGTGTTCGACAGCAATCCCAATTATCTTGTGCCCGGCATCGACCCGCGCTACACTGAAACTTTGGCCTTCTTCGAGCGCCAGGGCTATGAACGCTTCGGCGACACCGCCAACATGGAAGTCGATTTGTCCGCACGCAGCTTCGAAACCAAAAATGAAGAGGAGCGGCTGCGCGCGGCCGGCTTCGAAATCCGCCGGGCATTGATGGCGGATTGGGACGACGTCATGGCGCTGCTCGCGCGGCACTGGCCGGCATGGATTCCGGAAGTCGAGCGGGCGCTCTCCAACTACCCCATCAGCCTGCATCTGGCGTTGCATCAAAAGAAAGTCGCGGCCTTCTCGGCCCACGACGGCAACAACCAAAACACCGGCTGGTTCGGGCCGATGGGAACCGACCCGGATTATCGCGGCAAGAATCTCGGCGGCGTGCTGCTGCTGCGTTGCCTCGCCGATATCAAGGCGCAGGGCCACCGCCGCGCCATCATTCCGTGGGTCGGGCCTTATGCGTTCTATCTGCACTATGCCGACGCCCACATCACCCGCGTGTTCTGGCGCTATCGCAAGAAACTCTGA
- a CDS encoding ATP-dependent Clp protease adaptor ClpS, translating into MLFLFMEVISPTRKHQKQAHARPQLIPRYHVILLDDDEHTYDYVIEMLMQLFRHNREQAFLLACEVDAAGRVIVDTTTLERAELKRDQIHAYGADWRIPHCKGSMSACIEPSEDECP; encoded by the coding sequence ATGCTTTTTCTTTTTATGGAAGTCATCAGCCCGACACGCAAACACCAGAAACAAGCGCACGCACGCCCCCAGCTCATTCCCCGCTATCACGTCATCCTGCTCGATGACGATGAGCACACCTACGATTATGTCATCGAGATGTTGATGCAGCTTTTCCGTCACAACCGCGAGCAGGCGTTCCTGCTGGCATGCGAAGTCGACGCCGCCGGCCGCGTGATCGTCGACACCACCACCCTCGAACGCGCCGAGCTGAAGCGCGATCAAATCCACGCCTATGGCGCCGATTGGCGCATTCCCCACTGCAAAGGCTCCATGAGCGCCTGCATCGAACCTTCTGAGGACGAATGTCCATGA
- a CDS encoding DUF151 domain-containing protein, with product MLISVRVDRVTLDTTANRFVVILKDDVHSRWLPIVVGSSEAQAIALQMENIIPPRPLTHDLMKSLLDSIEARVSRVVINDLRENTYYAIVGVKLNGQHVEVDARPSDAIALALRTQAPIFVSDEVMKKASVSDKDTERAEEHRPMDRMERLTEDLQKAVEDERYEDAARLRDEINALKKERRSER from the coding sequence ATGTTAATATCCGTTCGAGTTGACCGCGTGACGCTGGATACGACCGCCAATCGTTTTGTCGTCATTCTCAAGGATGACGTGCACAGCCGTTGGCTGCCGATCGTGGTCGGTTCCTCGGAAGCCCAGGCGATTGCCCTGCAGATGGAGAATATCATTCCGCCCCGCCCGCTCACGCATGATTTGATGAAAAGCCTGCTGGATTCCATCGAAGCGCGCGTGTCGCGGGTCGTCATCAATGATCTGCGCGAAAACACCTACTATGCCATCGTGGGAGTCAAGCTCAACGGCCAACACGTGGAAGTGGATGCCCGGCCCAGCGACGCCATTGCGCTGGCCTTGCGCACGCAAGCCCCGATCTTCGTCTCCGATGAAGTGATGAAGAAAGCTTCGGTTTCCGACAAGGATACCGAGCGTGCCGAAGAGCACCGGCCGATGGATCGCATGGAACGCTTGACCGAGGATCTGCAAAAGGCGGTCGAGGATGAACGCTATGAAGACGCCGCGCGCCTGCGCGACGAAATCAACGCCCTCAAAAAAGAACGCCGCAGCGAGCGGTGA
- a CDS encoding DPP IV N-terminal domain-containing protein, producing MHAKRSTVWLAAILAICLLPAVSPAQKQLSVETIFGTRELSGTLPSAVQWTPDGKAFTYFRRSEEGTLNIWRYDPASKQRSILLDSKKVAILAEQKQEKRFVLGNYFWSPDGKSILLPSNNDLYLYDLASGSTRQLTNDEAEERDPQFAPDGRQIAYLKNHNLMVHDLASGSVRQLTNEGEEHILVGRFDWVYEEEFSIRTGFFWSPDSRQIAYYQLDEREVNVFPLVDFIPVHNVYEPMRYPKAGDRNSLVKIGVVDVAGTNGGTRWIDLGAETDLYIPRIKWLPYSRELAVLRLNRIQNHLEFLIADAATGATRLLFIEKEDNGWVDIHDDWQFLAGGKQLLWLSWRDGWPHLYLYDMNGKVVRQLTRGAWSVTKLEGVDERNKTVYFSATEKSHLESHLYRIKADGAGLQRLTTREGWHLINMSPSAGYYFDNFSNVTTPTQAVLHKSDGSLIEVIEANDIPARRDYRLPPMEFGTLTTAANVMLHYWMIKPPDFDPAKKYPVLMYVYGGPGSQTVLNRWGGSRGYWHQMMAQQGYLVVSVDNRGTGGRGKQFMMQTYKNLGELETTDQIAAAKWLAQQPYVDASRIGIWGWSYGGYMSALCLLQGSEVFKAAVSVAPVTDWRNYDTIYTERYMLTPAQNPAGYERSAPVKYAGNLKGKLLLVHGANDDNVHLANAMQLALALQDARKPFELMVYPRKDHGIGGRDTQVHLYNLMTEFLLRNL from the coding sequence TTGCATGCGAAACGAAGCACCGTTTGGCTGGCCGCCATCCTGGCCATTTGCTTGTTGCCGGCCGTCAGTCCGGCGCAAAAGCAACTCAGCGTTGAAACCATCTTCGGCACCCGCGAGCTGAGCGGCACCCTGCCCAGCGCCGTGCAATGGACCCCGGATGGCAAGGCCTTCACTTATTTCCGGCGCAGCGAAGAGGGCACGCTCAACATCTGGCGTTACGATCCCGCCAGCAAGCAAAGAAGCATTTTGCTCGATTCCAAGAAGGTCGCGATTCTGGCGGAACAAAAGCAGGAGAAGCGCTTCGTGCTCGGCAACTACTTTTGGTCGCCGGACGGCAAAAGCATCCTGCTGCCTTCGAACAATGATCTTTATCTCTATGACCTGGCCTCGGGAAGCACGCGACAACTCACCAACGACGAGGCCGAAGAGCGCGATCCGCAATTCGCTCCGGACGGCCGCCAGATCGCCTATCTGAAGAACCACAACCTGATGGTGCATGACCTGGCCAGCGGCAGCGTGCGTCAACTCACGAACGAGGGCGAAGAACACATTCTGGTCGGCCGGTTCGACTGGGTCTATGAAGAGGAATTCAGCATTCGCACCGGCTTCTTCTGGTCGCCGGACAGCCGGCAGATCGCCTACTATCAACTCGATGAGCGCGAGGTGAATGTCTTTCCGCTGGTGGATTTCATCCCGGTGCACAATGTCTATGAGCCGATGCGCTATCCCAAAGCGGGTGACCGGAACTCGCTGGTCAAGATCGGCGTGGTGGACGTGGCAGGCACCAACGGCGGCACGCGCTGGATTGACCTGGGCGCGGAAACGGACCTCTACATCCCGCGCATCAAATGGCTGCCGTACAGCCGGGAATTGGCGGTGCTGCGTCTGAATCGCATCCAGAATCACCTCGAGTTTCTGATTGCCGACGCCGCCACTGGCGCCACCCGGCTGCTGTTCATAGAAAAGGAGGACAACGGCTGGGTTGATATTCATGATGACTGGCAGTTTCTGGCGGGCGGCAAGCAATTGCTGTGGCTGTCTTGGCGCGACGGCTGGCCCCATCTCTATTTGTATGACATGAACGGCAAGGTCGTGCGCCAGCTCACGCGCGGAGCGTGGAGCGTCACCAAGCTCGAAGGCGTGGATGAAAGGAACAAAACGGTCTACTTCAGCGCCACGGAAAAGAGCCACCTGGAATCCCATCTCTACCGGATCAAAGCGGACGGCGCGGGGCTGCAGCGGCTGACCACGCGCGAGGGCTGGCATCTCATCAACATGTCACCCTCGGCCGGTTACTATTTTGACAATTTCTCCAATGTCACCACGCCCACGCAAGCCGTGCTGCACAAAAGCGACGGCAGCCTCATCGAGGTGATCGAGGCCAATGACATTCCGGCGCGGCGCGACTACCGGCTTCCACCGATGGAATTCGGCACGTTGACCACCGCCGCGAACGTGATGCTGCATTATTGGATGATCAAGCCGCCGGATTTCGATCCCGCCAAAAAATATCCGGTGCTCATGTATGTGTACGGCGGCCCGGGTTCGCAGACGGTGTTGAATCGCTGGGGCGGCAGTCGCGGCTATTGGCATCAGATGATGGCGCAACAGGGCTATCTGGTGGTCTCGGTCGATAACCGCGGCACCGGCGGCCGCGGCAAGCAGTTCATGATGCAGACCTACAAGAATCTCGGCGAGCTGGAAACCACGGATCAGATCGCGGCAGCCAAGTGGCTGGCGCAGCAGCCTTACGTCGATGCCAGCCGCATCGGCATCTGGGGTTGGAGCTATGGCGGCTACATGTCCGCCCTTTGCCTGCTGCAGGGCAGCGAGGTGTTCAAGGCGGCGGTGAGCGTGGCGCCGGTCACCGATTGGCGCAATTACGACACCATCTACACCGAGCGCTATATGCTCACGCCGGCGCAAAATCCCGCGGGCTATGAGCGCAGCGCACCGGTGAAATATGCCGGCAATCTCAAGGGCAAATTGCTGCTGGTGCACGGTGCCAATGACGACAACGTTCATCTCGCCAATGCGATGCAACTGGCGCTGGCCTTGCAAGATGCGCGCAAGCCGTTCGAACTGATGGTCTATCCGCGCAAAGACCACGGCATCGGCGGCCGCGACACCCAGGTGCATCTTTACAACCTGATGACGGAGTTTCTGCTGCGGAATCTCTAG
- a CDS encoding alpha/beta hydrolase gives MPKSSSSSPLPGSPWRRWLRRTLIALGIIVVVLVFFVIPYGLSWLLTHAKSRPLKYEVVATPQDYGVAYQTVRIHATDGTPLAGWWLPADSSPVVIIYCHGLFRSKLEMVERACAFNRLGYAGLVLDFRRHGDSGGELSSLGYLERQDVLGAIHFIRDSLRLQQPIVAFAVSMGTAATMLAAAESPEIAGLILDSSFLSFENTIAHHAKLFFGIPRFPIAEAVILFTRWRIGFSNGAFDMRNALRKIGDRPLLFLAGSEDERMPLPVQQQLYESAPSLHKKFVVVAGARHGAAYRANAALYQQEVKGFLHSFAHDKTLLAAPADPSSSPAGGSRP, from the coding sequence ATGCCAAAATCTTCCTCCTCGTCTCCGCTGCCCGGTTCGCCCTGGCGGCGCTGGCTGCGGCGCACGCTGATTGCGCTGGGCATCATCGTGGTGGTGTTGGTTTTTTTTGTGATCCCTTATGGCTTGTCGTGGCTGCTCACGCATGCCAAATCCCGCCCGCTGAAATACGAGGTGGTGGCCACGCCGCAAGATTATGGCGTTGCCTATCAGACTGTGAGAATCCACGCCACCGACGGCACGCCCCTGGCCGGCTGGTGGTTGCCGGCGGATTCCTCGCCGGTGGTGATCATTTACTGCCATGGCTTGTTTCGTTCGAAGCTGGAAATGGTGGAACGCGCCTGCGCCTTCAACCGGCTCGGCTATGCCGGGCTGGTGCTGGATTTCCGGCGGCACGGCGACAGCGGCGGCGAGTTGTCCAGTTTGGGCTATTTGGAGCGGCAGGACGTGCTGGGCGCGATTCATTTCATTCGCGACAGCTTGCGGCTGCAGCAACCCATCGTCGCCTTTGCGGTTTCGATGGGAACCGCGGCCACCATGCTGGCCGCCGCCGAGTCCCCCGAAATTGCCGGCTTGATTCTCGACAGCAGCTTTTTGTCGTTTGAAAACACCATCGCGCATCACGCCAAGCTGTTCTTCGGCATTCCGCGCTTTCCGATTGCGGAGGCCGTGATCCTGTTTACCCGCTGGCGGATTGGCTTCAGCAACGGCGCCTTCGACATGCGTAATGCGCTTCGCAAAATCGGCGACCGGCCGCTTTTGTTTCTTGCCGGCAGTGAAGACGAGCGCATGCCGCTGCCGGTGCAGCAGCAGCTTTACGAGAGCGCGCCCAGCCTGCACAAGAAGTTCGTCGTCGTCGCGGGCGCGCGCCACGGCGCCGCCTATCGTGCCAATGCGGCTTTGTATCAACAGGAAGTCAAGGGATTCCTGCATTCCTTTGCGCATGACAAAACGTTGCTGGCAGCGCCGGCTGATCCCTCCAGCTCGCCGGCCGGCGGCTCGCGGCCATAG
- a CDS encoding MFS transporter — MITPPNSKREHSLITAPAAGDDLRQRAGPPGVSRGVIIALLLLLFLGLLDVQIISPILPKLAASFHTTIAAMGIAVTVYAVAASACALVIGPLTDHFGRLPFLRWAALIFAVAAAAAWLAPAFPFYLGARLLAGIAGGAISAGVIAQMADFFPYESRGRAMGWIGAMYFAAAVAGVPAAALLAGNLGWRALYLVLAVAAGCLAFGLFALRAARTDRMMSAAMNAQWPIHWRLAPLVTGQIKAYSHYWRAARTRQGLLLALAVSATASLLLTYLGVWLTDRFGMSTSAIGVVFLVTGLASTVTALTGGWWADRFGKRRVIVLSSALLAIILPVLAYVATPLQLYLACAAGGIFLAVREGPFQALSTELVPVQQRGAYLALRNFTSQLTIAASAAAGGLLYQTFGFSAICFVAAGCSVLALIVAARASVHQSD, encoded by the coding sequence ATGATCACGCCGCCGAACAGCAAACGCGAGCATTCCCTCATCACCGCCCCTGCCGCCGGGGACGACCTGCGGCAGCGGGCCGGGCCACCCGGCGTCTCCCGCGGCGTGATCATCGCGCTTCTGCTCCTGCTGTTTCTCGGCTTGCTTGATGTACAAATCATCTCCCCCATTTTGCCGAAGCTGGCGGCAAGTTTTCATACCACCATTGCCGCCATGGGTATCGCGGTGACGGTTTATGCTGTGGCTGCTTCGGCATGCGCGTTGGTCATCGGACCGCTCACCGATCATTTCGGCCGCCTGCCTTTTCTGCGCTGGGCCGCGTTGATTTTCGCCGTGGCCGCGGCGGCCGCCTGGCTGGCGCCGGCTTTCCCGTTCTATCTGGGTGCGCGCTTGCTCGCGGGCATTGCCGGCGGCGCGATTTCCGCAGGCGTCATCGCGCAGATGGCTGATTTCTTTCCCTACGAATCACGCGGCCGCGCCATGGGTTGGATTGGCGCGATGTACTTTGCCGCAGCCGTTGCCGGAGTGCCGGCAGCCGCGCTGTTGGCCGGGAATCTTGGCTGGCGTGCGCTTTATCTCGTTTTGGCGGTCGCTGCCGGCTGCCTGGCTTTCGGCCTCTTCGCGCTGCGTGCCGCAAGAACTGACCGCATGATGTCGGCCGCTATGAACGCACAGTGGCCCATTCATTGGAGGCTGGCGCCGCTGGTGACCGGCCAAATCAAAGCCTACTCGCACTACTGGCGCGCGGCCCGCACGCGTCAAGGACTCTTGCTCGCGCTGGCGGTGTCGGCAACCGCTTCGCTGTTGCTCACCTATCTCGGCGTGTGGCTCACCGACCGGTTCGGCATGTCCACTTCCGCGATTGGCGTGGTCTTCCTGGTCACCGGGCTGGCCTCGACAGTCACGGCTTTGACGGGCGGTTGGTGGGCCGATCGCTTCGGCAAACGCCGCGTCATCGTTCTCAGCAGCGCGCTGCTGGCAATCATTCTGCCGGTGCTGGCCTATGTGGCCACGCCGCTGCAGCTTTACCTGGCCTGTGCCGCGGGCGGCATTTTCCTGGCGGTGCGTGAAGGTCCGTTTCAGGCTTTGTCGACTGAGTTGGTGCCGGTGCAACAGCGCGGCGCTTATCTTGCTCTGCGTAATTTCACTTCGCAACTCACCATTGCCGCGAGTGCGGCCGCCGGCGGTTTGCTTTATCAAACTTTCGGCTTCAGCGCCATCTGCTTTGTGGCGGCGGGCTGCAGCGTATTGGCGTTGATCGTGGCGGCGCGGGCCTCAGTGCACCAGAGCGATTGA
- a CDS encoding T9SS type A sorting domain-containing protein produces the protein MSSLHSCGRLARRSCPALLFAMLWPVLASAQTHFQYRAKTEDNYAIVVQAATINGAALANGDEVGVFTPAGICVGAAVVAGPTNQTLTAWEDDSFTPEVDGYRSGEAMSFRVWKAASQIEVAMNAAYLLGDGTFGNGAYALVVLSREFNFPPRVSFSAGYSFAEDTHFDLDLNGAVTDENDPDNNLSWTLLAGPNITATLLAGNLARFSPRPNWFGTEQVTLVVYDPQAASDTAHVLLEVLSVNDLPQLQLPAKVTISEDDTTQILNLDDYVSDVESADALISWQVSDDANLKTSYNAAQRRLRLRPARDFFGTGQLRLTATDADNGSATGTLTVTVTPVPDAPTAAVLVAPTRGTRVDTLNVKLQWRASRDADGDAITYVAVYGTSRTLTTQVFRSPSLSDTSFTITDGSLKRNNLYYWRVETTAAGTTVFSAIDSFSTATTAVAEQGELPRAFSLEQNYPNPFALSSAARANQTSIRLQLPQAAQVSLTIYNTIGQKIRTLLQRELAPGRHEVFWNGRDQAGRLVSSGIYWLRLESEKFSATRKMLVVP, from the coding sequence ATGTCCAGTCTTCACTCATGCGGCCGTCTGGCGCGCCGCTCCTGCCCGGCGCTGCTCTTTGCCATGCTCTGGCCGGTCCTGGCTTCGGCGCAGACGCATTTTCAATACCGCGCCAAAACCGAAGACAACTACGCGATCGTCGTGCAAGCCGCAACCATCAACGGCGCGGCACTGGCGAATGGCGATGAAGTCGGTGTGTTCACGCCCGCCGGCATTTGCGTCGGCGCGGCGGTCGTGGCCGGGCCGACGAATCAGACCCTGACGGCTTGGGAGGACGACAGCTTCACGCCCGAAGTCGACGGCTATCGCAGCGGCGAGGCCATGTCGTTTCGCGTGTGGAAGGCTGCCAGCCAGATCGAAGTCGCGATGAATGCCGCTTACTTGCTCGGTGACGGCACGTTTGGCAATGGCGCGTATGCGCTGGTAGTGTTGAGCCGGGAGTTCAACTTTCCGCCGCGCGTGAGTTTCAGCGCCGGCTACAGCTTCGCGGAAGACACCCACTTCGATCTAGATCTCAATGGCGCGGTGACGGATGAGAATGACCCGGACAACAACTTGTCGTGGACTTTGCTGGCAGGCCCGAATATCACGGCAACGCTGTTGGCCGGCAATCTCGCGCGCTTTTCACCACGACCCAACTGGTTCGGAACAGAGCAGGTCACGCTTGTGGTTTATGATCCCCAGGCGGCGAGCGACACCGCGCACGTCTTGCTCGAAGTGCTCTCAGTCAATGATCTGCCGCAACTGCAACTGCCCGCCAAGGTCACAATCAGTGAAGATGACACCACGCAGATTCTCAATCTCGATGACTATGTCTCCGACGTCGAGAGCGCAGACGCGCTGATAAGCTGGCAGGTGAGCGATGACGCCAACCTCAAGACTTCTTACAATGCCGCGCAGCGCCGCTTGCGCCTGCGGCCGGCGCGTGATTTCTTCGGCACTGGCCAGTTGCGGCTGACCGCCACGGACGCCGACAACGGCTCTGCGACCGGGACCTTGACCGTCACGGTCACGCCCGTGCCCGACGCACCCACTGCCGCCGTCCTGGTCGCGCCAACCAGGGGCACGCGGGTGGACACGCTCAACGTCAAGCTGCAGTGGCGCGCCTCGCGCGACGCCGACGGCGACGCCATCACCTACGTGGCGGTTTACGGCACCTCGCGCACCCTCACCACGCAAGTGTTTCGCTCGCCGTCTCTGTCAGACACGAGCTTCACCATCACCGACGGATCGCTCAAGCGCAACAACCTCTACTATTGGCGGGTGGAAACCACCGCCGCGGGCACAACCGTGTTCAGCGCGATCGATAGTTTTTCCACTGCGACCACCGCGGTCGCGGAGCAAGGCGAACTGCCGCGCGCTTTCAGTTTGGAGCAAAACTATCCCAATCCCTTCGCGTTGAGCTCTGCCGCCCGGGCCAACCAAACCAGCATCCGCCTGCAACTGCCGCAAGCCGCGCAAGTTTCGCTGACGATTTACAACACCATCGGCCAGAAGATTCGCACGCTCCTGCAACGCGAGCTTGCTCCCGGCCGCCACGAGGTCTTTTGGAACGGCCGGGATCAGGCCGGGCGCTTGGTGAGCAGCGGCATTTACTGGTTGCGGCTGGAGTCGGAAAAATTCAGCGCCACCAGGAAAATGCTGGTGGTGCCATGA